One stretch of Candidatus Bathyarchaeia archaeon DNA includes these proteins:
- a CDS encoding secondary thiamine-phosphate synthase enzyme YjbQ — MSSFKVTNTHVKFSTQGEIDFIDLSEKIQETVSKSGIQNGIVHVFAPHATGILILTENDPALLRDIKEFLEELAPKNQTYSHPSNAHSHLRSMMFPPDKTLPIIGGRVKYGTWQSLMFVETDVYPRNRTVIIQVLGEN; from the coding sequence ATGTCCAGTTTTAAAGTAACCAACACCCACGTAAAGTTCTCCACCCAAGGCGAAATCGACTTCATTGACCTTTCCGAGAAAATTCAAGAAACGGTTTCGAAATCAGGCATCCAAAATGGCATAGTCCACGTTTTTGCACCTCACGCAACGGGAATTCTGATTTTAACAGAAAATGACCCTGCTCTGTTAAGGGACATCAAAGAGTTTTTGGAAGAACTGGCACCCAAGAACCAAACGTACAGCCACCCGTCAAATGCTCATTCTCATTTGAGGTCCATGATGTTTCCGCCTGACAAAACATTGCCTATAATTGGGGGCAGAGTGAAGTATGGAACTTGGCAATCCTTGATGTTTGTGGAAACAGATGTTTACCCACGGAACAGAACCGTCATTATTCAGGTCCTGGGTGAAAACTGA